The following are from one region of the Biomphalaria glabrata chromosome 12, xgBioGlab47.1, whole genome shotgun sequence genome:
- the LOC106053903 gene encoding uncharacterized protein LOC106053903 translates to MSLAGDDLVIRKARAQDYDAIVRNGDVYGGKDYLPALYPRAVTDPDFYPIVAEVKGEIVGFMMERLIDGGLSIITMAGRTVPAYRNKGVMHKMGLELLKDRPGRCPAIQYLYSAVRDKVAGRAADDLRLDGYVEILRKPITSWVYHLKDLCSINSTATEGLPPVITLEYEDLKALFAMQDIVERLFPIKRLFNNYIGYRCLECNIRHLLDLNKEVCITTKLSSWAPETKGSTLLTPEFTNPEPDKSEKNVSIAETNIAANKSSGETSGTKMSALRGIDVVTFSEWFMAEAGLVYVVDVYAIDGHSEASLQAHIARHLRHLLQLNLCDQGVFVVSLTNNVSEEKVRTLLKHHGIVEPLPETEKWKALHEKKLETWSDSKL, encoded by the exons ATGTCATTGGCTGGTGATGACCTCGTGATCAGGAAAGCACGCGCCCAAGACTATGATGCAATCGTCAGAAACGGAGACGTCTACGGGGGCAAAGATTACCTGCCTGCATTGTACCCGCGCGCCGTCACTGACCCGGATTTTTACCCGATCGTGGCGGAGGTCAAAGGTGAAATC GTTGGCTTCATGATGGAGCGCTTGATAGATGGGGGCCTGTCAATAATTACTATGGCGGGTCGCACAGTTCCGGCCTACAGAAACAAAGGCGTAATGCACAAGATGGGACTGGAGCTGTTGAAAGACAGACCAGGACGTTGTCCAGCCATCCAATACTTGTACTCTGCAGTCAGAGACAAAGTGGCGGGAAGAGCAGCAGACGATCTACGTCTCGACGGTTACGTGGAAATACTGAGGAAG CCCATCACAAGCTGGGTTTACCATCTCAAAGATTTGTGCAGCATCAACTCTACTGCCACTGAAGGACTTCCTCCTGTGATCACCTTGGAATACGAAGACTTAAAAGCCTTGTTTGCCATGCAAGACATTGTAGAGCGTCTCTTCCCTATAAAGCGGCTATTCAATAACTACATCGGTTACAGATGCCTGGAGTGCAACATCAGACATCTTCTTGACCTCAATAAGGAAGTTTGCATAACTACAAAGTTAAGTTCCTGGGCTCCGGAAACCAAAGGGTCAACTTTACTAACGCCAGAATTCACAAACCCAGAACCCGATAAATCAGAAAAAAATGTCTCGATTGCTGAAACCAACATCGCCGCCAATAAATCTTCTGGCGAAACTTCAGGCACAAAAATGTCTGCCCTGAGAGGTATCGACGTGGTGACATTCTCGGAGTGGTTCATGGCGGAAGCAGGTCTGGTGTACGTTGTCGACGTTTACGCCATAGATGGTCACAGCGAGGCGTCTCTTCAGGCACACATCGCAAGACACCTGCGCCATTTGCTGCAGCTGAATCTGTGTGACCAGGGCGTCTTCGTGGTCTCTTTAACCAACAATGTGTCAGAGGAGAAGGTCCGAACACTGCTCAAACACCACGGCATTGTAGAGCCTTTACCGGAAACAGAGAAATGGAAGGCtttacatgaaaaaaagttGGAAACTTGGAGTGACTCGAAATTATAA